One genomic window of Thermococcus indicus includes the following:
- a CDS encoding lipopolysaccharide biosynthesis protein yields the protein MSYERRVLLRHSLASIVALGITGLSRFLYSVIIARRFGVDVLGTANSLISKAFFVAIPLSFFAVALGKYSSEFLGRDDADAMRSITLPAFLMPFIGLLLLPFNLYLSLLAVFRAVQLTFRSFLYGIHRGEHYAYAIVVSFIGFALGFLVPDVFAPYLIFLGVLTVISIAYLWVAGFVVRPRWEYFRLMVAYSSFAFLGTLSGVFLVQGPYFMSERLLGSEVAGEVSAVLSAVFLLTYIPQVLQSAIMPMFSYKHGRAERGYVKNLAEKVTEFIVLITGSLVFVLMIFGREILSAVFGFEIGPSFYLALMAIEIYVAYNPSIVALNSTAYVKRGTLVSLLGAGVALVSWFLLVPVTGPVGVMGGLLLAYATILAGVVYYSKSLLGVSPDVYLPLIAALVLQASVFVSKYLLLMAFGVFLFLELPVVRSLLELVRGVS from the coding sequence ATGAGCTATGAACGTAGGGTCCTGCTACGTCACTCCCTGGCTTCCATAGTTGCCCTTGGAATAACGGGCCTCAGCAGGTTCCTGTATAGTGTGATAATAGCCAGACGATTTGGCGTGGACGTTCTTGGAACGGCCAATTCACTCATCTCAAAGGCGTTTTTTGTGGCGATACCGCTGAGCTTTTTTGCGGTGGCCCTCGGTAAGTATTCCTCGGAGTTCCTTGGGAGGGATGATGCAGATGCCATGCGTTCCATTACCCTGCCCGCGTTTTTGATGCCCTTCATTGGATTGTTGCTCCTTCCGTTCAACCTGTACCTTTCCCTGCTGGCTGTCTTCCGCGCTGTTCAGCTGACCTTTCGGAGCTTTCTGTACGGGATTCACCGGGGGGAACACTACGCGTATGCCATAGTGGTCTCCTTCATTGGATTTGCCTTAGGATTCCTTGTTCCCGATGTCTTTGCGCCATATCTAATCTTCCTTGGTGTTCTGACCGTTATCTCCATAGCTTACCTATGGGTCGCTGGCTTTGTGGTACGGCCTCGCTGGGAATACTTCAGGCTGATGGTTGCGTATTCCTCTTTCGCTTTCCTGGGAACCCTGTCGGGGGTCTTTCTGGTTCAGGGGCCCTACTTCATGAGCGAGCGTCTTCTTGGGTCAGAGGTTGCTGGGGAAGTGTCCGCTGTTCTCTCCGCGGTTTTTTTGCTGACGTACATCCCCCAGGTCCTCCAGTCCGCGATAATGCCAATGTTCTCGTATAAACACGGCCGAGCCGAGAGAGGATACGTTAAAAACCTGGCGGAGAAGGTTACGGAGTTCATAGTGTTAATCACTGGGAGTCTGGTTTTCGTCCTCATGATTTTCGGCAGGGAAATTCTGTCAGCGGTCTTTGGATTTGAAATCGGCCCATCTTTCTACCTGGCCCTGATGGCCATTGAAATTTATGTGGCGTACAACCCAAGTATAGTGGCCCTCAACTCCACCGCCTACGTAAAACGCGGGACCCTGGTTTCTCTCCTTGGAGCGGGGGTGGCCCTCGTTTCATGGTTCCTTCTGGTGCCCGTTACGGGGCCTGTGGGTGTGATGGGGGGTCTTTTATTGGCGTATGCGACCATCCTCGCCGGCGTGGTTTACTACTCAAAGAGCTTGCTTGGAGTCTCTCCCGATGTTTATCTCCCCCTCATTGCCGCGCTGGTTCTCCAAGCGAGTGTTTTCGTATCAAAGTATCTTCTCCTGATGGCGTTTGGGGTGTTCCTCTTTCTTGAGTTGCCGGTAGTCAGGTCTTTGCTTGAACTGGTTCGGGGTGTTAGTTAA
- a CDS encoding phosphoribosyltransferase family protein, protein MSQLKSVQEKLRLVRVLRLLKKTYTYEELSKITGLPITVLNRYVRGKVLPSAERTKELLSLLLPYINIEEEVRKRIKFDEYGFFDNMPVLSDTALMSLIAEDVAGRYMDKNVDRVLTAATDGIALGVHVARELNVDVVYAKKKKEVGVEKFYEVSYVPSASGSVTTLYLPQWALKKGENVLIVDDVIRSGETQRALLEMCRQAGAKPVGMFFLISVGDVIERLREEYSIPVESLIRLE, encoded by the coding sequence GTGAGTCAGCTGAAGTCCGTGCAGGAAAAGCTGAGACTGGTCAGGGTACTCAGACTGCTCAAGAAGACCTACACCTACGAGGAGCTCTCCAAGATAACGGGCCTCCCCATCACCGTGCTGAACAGGTACGTGAGGGGAAAGGTCCTGCCGAGCGCCGAGAGAACGAAGGAGCTCCTCAGCCTGCTCCTCCCGTACATCAACATAGAGGAGGAGGTTAGGAAGAGGATAAAATTCGACGAGTACGGGTTCTTTGACAACATGCCCGTCCTCAGCGACACGGCCCTGATGAGCCTCATCGCGGAAGACGTGGCGGGCAGGTACATGGACAAGAACGTCGATAGGGTCCTCACAGCCGCGACGGACGGAATAGCCCTCGGCGTTCACGTGGCCAGGGAACTGAACGTCGATGTTGTCTACGCCAAGAAGAAGAAGGAAGTCGGCGTTGAGAAGTTCTACGAGGTCAGCTACGTGCCCAGCGCCTCGGGAAGCGTCACGACGCTGTACCTCCCGCAGTGGGCCCTCAAGAAGGGCGAAAACGTCCTCATAGTTGACGACGTCATAAGGAGCGGGGAAACGCAGAGGGCCCTCCTCGAGATGTGCCGGCAGGCGGGGGCGAAGCCCGTTGGTATGTTCTTCCTCATAAGCGTCGGGGACGTTATAGAACGGCTGCGTGAGGAGTACAGCATCCCCGTGGAGAGCCTCATAAGGCTGGAGTGA
- a CDS encoding ARMT1-like domain-containing protein yields the protein MRIHYECIACAVNQAQKITEMSAGDFEKRRRAMLFVARKLGELFREDSIPAVSGGMLFLELYRFLGDDDPFSGYFFLSKASPFKAGGNNQPNQPSSRKSTLF from the coding sequence ATGAGGATCCACTATGAGTGCATCGCTTGTGCCGTTAACCAGGCTCAGAAGATAACCGAGATGAGTGCCGGGGACTTTGAAAAGCGCAGGAGGGCCATGCTTTTCGTGGCCAGGAAGCTTGGCGAGCTCTTCAGGGAGGATTCCATTCCCGCGGTGAGCGGAGGCATGCTCTTCCTTGAACTGTACCGCTTCCTTGGGGACGATGACCCGTTCAGCGGTTACTTTTTTCTTTCGAAAGCCTCGCCCTTTAAGGCGGGAGGCAATAATCAACCTAACCAGCCTTCAAGCAGGAAATCGACACTCTTTTAA
- a CDS encoding YkgJ family cysteine cluster protein translates to MERRWVATIDLETLEVEHDPTFKFKCLENCGKCCYELEIPIRDEDIARIEELGYSAWEFVDYDKMFYRGDKFLSYALKKRPFDGGCVFLDPETMRCKIYDHRPLACRLYPFVFVKHGKKMEIYVKRDSFCPGIDHPEGEPVTGEFLLREYGDVIEEYRRKVVKSRE, encoded by the coding sequence TTGGAGAGGCGGTGGGTCGCGACCATCGACCTTGAGACCCTTGAGGTCGAGCACGACCCCACATTTAAATTTAAGTGCCTCGAAAACTGCGGGAAATGCTGCTACGAGCTGGAGATACCCATCCGGGATGAGGATATAGCCAGGATAGAGGAACTGGGCTACAGTGCCTGGGAATTCGTGGACTACGATAAGATGTTCTACCGCGGGGACAAGTTCCTCAGCTACGCCCTCAAAAAGCGTCCCTTCGACGGGGGCTGCGTTTTTCTTGATCCCGAAACCATGCGCTGCAAAATCTACGATCACCGGCCCCTCGCGTGCAGGCTCTACCCATTCGTCTTCGTGAAGCACGGAAAAAAGATGGAAATCTACGTCAAACGTGACTCCTTCTGCCCCGGCATCGACCATCCCGAGGGGGAGCCCGTGACGGGGGAGTTCCTCCTCAGGGAGTACGGCGACGTCATAGAGGAGTACCGCAGGAAAGTTGTGAAGAGCCGGGAGTGA
- a CDS encoding Lrp/AsnC family transcriptional regulator, giving the protein MDELDLRILSLLQENARLSYREIARELKVAVGTVYNRIKKMEEEGVIRGFAPILDYEKLGFGLTAVIGVKAQGRRILDIEREIAKNERVMLVYDITGEFDIVLVAKFRDRADMNRFVKWLLSLDGVEKTNTSVAMQVVKEDTRLKLTED; this is encoded by the coding sequence GTGGACGAACTCGATCTAAGGATACTCTCGCTGCTCCAGGAAAACGCCCGCCTGTCGTATCGTGAGATAGCGCGGGAGCTCAAAGTGGCCGTTGGAACCGTATACAACCGCATCAAAAAGATGGAGGAGGAAGGTGTAATCAGGGGGTTTGCTCCTATCCTCGACTACGAGAAGCTCGGCTTTGGGCTGACCGCGGTCATCGGTGTCAAGGCCCAGGGGAGGCGCATCCTGGATATAGAGCGTGAGATAGCCAAAAACGAGAGGGTAATGCTGGTCTATGACATAACCGGTGAGTTCGATATCGTCCTGGTGGCGAAGTTCAGGGACAGGGCAGATATGAACCGCTTCGTTAAGTGGCTGCTCTCCCTCGATGGGGTGGAAAAAACAAACACGAGCGTTGCGATGCAGGTTGTCAAAGAGGACACGAGGCTAAAACTAACGGAGGACTAG
- a CDS encoding Lrp/AsnC family transcriptional regulator codes for MMEAFVLVVVKPGTEEKVYETLRGNEKINEIYRVYGEYDLILRVEVGSIAELDRFHDEVLRRIKNIEMTETLIASSYRG; via the coding sequence ATGATGGAAGCGTTTGTCCTGGTTGTTGTTAAGCCCGGAACCGAGGAGAAGGTCTACGAGACCCTCCGCGGCAACGAGAAGATAAACGAGATATACCGGGTCTACGGTGAGTACGACCTGATCCTCCGCGTGGAGGTCGGCAGCATAGCGGAACTGGACAGGTTCCACGACGAGGTTCTGAGGAGGATAAAGAACATCGAAATGACGGAGACGCTGATAGCGAGCTCCTACAGGGGGTGA
- a CDS encoding signal recognition particle protein Srp54 gives MALEKLGKALNSALKKLARSKTVDEATIKEVVRDIQRALIQADVNVRLVLQLTKTIEKRALEEEPPAGASKKEHIIQIVYEELTKFLGKEAKPLEIKEKPTVLLTVGIQGSGKTTSVAKLARHLQKRGYKVGVVCSDTWRPGAYYQLKQLLEPYGIEVSGDPEEKDAVKLAREGVEYFREKGVDVIIVDSAGRHKEESGLIEEMKEISRAIKPHEVILVIDGTIGQQAYNQALAFKEATPIGSIIVTKLDGSAKGGGALSAVAATGAPIKFIGVGERIDDLEAFDPKRFVSRLLGMGDIEGLLEKLEELQKQQAVSEEDLEKFLKGKFNLKDMYAQLEAMQKMGPLKQVLQMIPGLGYSLPDDAVRVGEEKLRRYRIIMDSMTEEELEHPEIINYSRIKRIARGSGTSTAEVRELLNQYNQMKKMFKSMDKRKLAKMAKRFNFGGFGI, from the coding sequence ATGGCCCTAGAGAAGCTTGGGAAGGCACTGAACAGCGCCCTGAAAAAGCTCGCCCGCTCAAAGACCGTGGACGAGGCGACGATAAAGGAGGTAGTGCGAGATATACAGAGGGCACTCATCCAGGCGGACGTTAACGTAAGGCTCGTTCTCCAGCTGACCAAAACCATAGAAAAGAGGGCCCTTGAGGAGGAGCCCCCGGCCGGGGCTTCAAAGAAGGAGCACATAATCCAGATAGTCTACGAGGAGCTGACCAAATTTCTCGGAAAGGAGGCCAAACCCCTCGAGATAAAAGAGAAACCCACCGTACTGCTCACCGTCGGAATCCAGGGTTCGGGTAAAACAACCAGCGTGGCGAAACTTGCGAGGCACCTCCAGAAGAGGGGCTACAAGGTGGGCGTCGTCTGCTCGGACACCTGGAGACCGGGAGCCTACTACCAGCTCAAGCAGCTCCTCGAACCGTACGGAATAGAGGTCTCCGGCGATCCCGAGGAGAAGGATGCGGTCAAGCTCGCGAGGGAAGGGGTGGAGTACTTCAGGGAAAAGGGCGTCGATGTCATAATCGTGGACTCCGCCGGAAGGCACAAGGAGGAGTCCGGCCTTATAGAGGAGATGAAGGAGATAAGCCGGGCCATAAAGCCCCACGAGGTCATACTGGTCATAGACGGAACCATCGGTCAGCAGGCGTATAACCAGGCCCTGGCATTCAAAGAGGCAACGCCGATAGGCTCGATAATAGTCACCAAGCTCGACGGTTCGGCCAAGGGTGGAGGCGCCCTCTCGGCCGTCGCCGCAACCGGTGCCCCGATAAAGTTCATCGGTGTTGGCGAGAGGATAGACGACCTCGAAGCCTTCGATCCGAAGCGCTTTGTTTCGAGGCTTCTGGGAATGGGAGACATCGAGGGACTTCTGGAGAAGCTCGAGGAGCTCCAGAAACAGCAGGCCGTCAGCGAGGAAGACCTCGAGAAGTTCCTCAAGGGCAAGTTCAACCTAAAGGACATGTACGCCCAGCTCGAGGCGATGCAGAAGATGGGGCCGCTGAAGCAGGTTCTCCAGATGATCCCCGGACTGGGCTACTCCCTGCCGGATGACGCCGTCAGGGTGGGCGAGGAGAAGCTCCGGAGGTACAGGATAATAATGGATTCCATGACCGAGGAGGAGCTCGAGCACCCGGAGATAATCAACTACTCGAGGATCAAACGCATAGCCCGCGGCTCGGGAACCAGCACCGCCGAAGTGAGGGAGCTCCTCAACCAGTACAATCAGATGAAGAAGATGTTCAAGAGCATGGACAAGAGGAAGCTGGCCAAGATGGCCAAGAGGTTTAACTTCGGGGGGTTCGGTATATGA
- a CDS encoding FUN14 domain-containing protein — MEFDLNAMMGDMGVGAVVGFVTGYAVKKMMKLALALIGAYVASLLWLEQKGVLIIDKDRLFNLVGGWTHEIMTAGEKFMALLPGTAAFAGGFALGFHKG; from the coding sequence ATGGAGTTCGACCTGAACGCCATGATGGGCGATATGGGAGTAGGAGCAGTGGTTGGGTTTGTAACCGGCTACGCCGTCAAAAAAATGATGAAGCTGGCGCTTGCCCTCATCGGTGCCTACGTTGCTAGTTTGCTGTGGCTTGAACAGAAGGGGGTTCTCATAATCGATAAGGACAGACTCTTCAATCTCGTGGGCGGCTGGACGCATGAGATAATGACCGCTGGCGAGAAGTTCATGGCACTCCTGCCCGGCACTGCCGCTTTCGCTGGGGGCTTTGCGCTGGGATTCCACAAAGGTTAA
- a CDS encoding PadR family transcriptional regulator encodes MTTPMERLKNKITKEVLWLYILRLLRERPMYAYELKERIREAFNFEPATVSSYVVLYKLEKDGYVTAEWQESQTGKPSRKYYKLTPEGERLLEDGIAFLEDMVEKLKGA; translated from the coding sequence ATGACAACCCCCATGGAAAGGCTCAAGAACAAGATAACCAAAGAGGTTCTCTGGCTGTACATACTCCGGCTACTGCGGGAGAGGCCCATGTACGCCTACGAGCTGAAAGAGAGGATAAGGGAAGCGTTCAACTTCGAGCCCGCGACCGTCAGCTCATACGTTGTCCTCTACAAGCTCGAGAAAGATGGGTACGTTACCGCGGAGTGGCAGGAGAGTCAGACGGGAAAACCCTCCAGGAAGTACTACAAGCTCACCCCTGAGGGGGAGAGGCTCCTTGAGGATGGAATAGCCTTTCTTGAGGACATGGTTGAGAAGCTGAAGGGCGCCTGA